A section of the Clostridium omnivorum genome encodes:
- a CDS encoding CpsD/CapB family tyrosine-protein kinase: protein MANDVISLKNPKSVVAEAFRTLRTNIQFSSLDNELKTIVVTSTQPSEGKSTVLVNLAVTMAQSGKKVVLLDCDLRKPTIHRKLGVPNKNGLTTLLSKEKSLQECLQLLGVPNLYIITSGPIPPNPAELLGSKRMKGLLQELKEHFDVILIDAPPVLAVTDSQILSTLTDGVLFVTAYGTTEKEAVVRAKELIEKVGGKILGVVMNKMPADTKGSYTGYYYYSYE, encoded by the coding sequence ATGGCAAATGATGTAATTTCATTGAAAAACCCTAAGTCTGTCGTAGCAGAAGCTTTTAGAACTTTAAGGACAAATATACAATTTTCGTCTCTTGATAATGAATTAAAAACAATAGTAGTAACCTCAACCCAGCCAAGTGAGGGAAAGAGCACTGTGTTGGTTAACCTTGCAGTAACAATGGCTCAAAGTGGAAAAAAGGTTGTATTATTAGATTGTGATCTTAGAAAACCTACAATTCATAGAAAATTAGGTGTTCCAAATAAAAATGGTCTCACAACTCTTTTATCGAAGGAAAAGAGTTTACAAGAATGTCTTCAGTTACTTGGTGTACCAAATTTATATATAATTACTAGTGGACCTATACCACCTAATCCAGCGGAGCTTTTAGGAAGTAAAAGAATGAAAGGGTTACTACAAGAACTTAAAGAGCATTTTGATGTAATACTAATAGATGCACCACCAGTACTAGCAGTAACAGATTCTCAAATACTTTCAACTCTAACAGATGGGGTTCTTTTTGTTACTGCGTATGGTACTACAGAGAAGGAAGCAGTAGTAAGAGCAAAAGAGTTAATTGAAAAAGTTGGAGGGAAAATACTAGGAGTTGTTATGAATAAGATGCCTGCTGATACAAAGGGTTCATACACGGGATATTATTACTATAGTTATGAATAA
- a CDS encoding phospho-sugar mutase — translation MTYMEKYQLWLKSQYVDEATKTELRNIKDEKDIEDRFYKDLEFGTGGLRGVIGAGSNRMNIYTVGKATQGLAQYLINNYHGDISVSIAYDSRNMSKEFAESAAAVLCGNGIKVNLFESLRPTPMLSYTVRHFGSKAGIVITASHNPKQYNGYKVYGEDGGQVTDMNATEILSCIQEVEEFENVKSIDIEDAKQKGILNIIGEEVDKAYIEKVKNLTIRKELVSSNAKNLKVIYTPIHGSGNVPVRRVLKELGYENVAVVKEQELPDGNFPTAPYPNPEEPKVFSIAMEMGKEMQPDIIFGTDPDCDRIGVVVKDSIGEFRVLTGNQTGVLLSHYIVSSLKETNKLPNNGALIKTIVTTEMVSKIAEEYNVKLINVLTGFKYIGEKIKEFEETKENTYLFGFEESFGYLAGDFVRDKDAVIAATLICEMALYYKEKGMSLYDALISLYEKYGYYKENLVSIELKGKEGQEKIAKALEVLRHSMKSNVNGVNIVKKMDYKLSIEKDLIKISENIIDLPKSNVLKFVLEDGSWFVVRPSGTEPKMKVYLACIGTSLNDVEEKMTVFTNNVMSIINNACEN, via the coding sequence ATGACATACATGGAAAAATACCAATTGTGGTTAAAATCTCAATATGTTGATGAAGCAACTAAAACTGAGCTTAGAAATATTAAAGATGAAAAAGATATAGAAGACAGATTTTATAAAGATTTAGAGTTTGGAACTGGTGGATTAAGGGGCGTTATTGGTGCTGGAAGCAATAGAATGAATATATATACTGTTGGAAAGGCAACACAAGGTTTGGCGCAATATTTAATAAATAATTATCATGGTGATATATCTGTAAGTATAGCTTATGACTCCAGAAATATGTCAAAGGAGTTTGCTGAAAGTGCTGCGGCTGTTTTATGCGGCAATGGAATTAAAGTAAATCTTTTTGAATCATTAAGACCTACACCAATGCTATCTTATACTGTAAGACATTTTGGCAGTAAAGCCGGCATTGTAATTACAGCATCACATAATCCTAAACAGTATAACGGATATAAGGTTTATGGAGAAGACGGTGGACAAGTTACAGATATGAATGCGACAGAAATTCTTTCATGTATTCAAGAAGTTGAAGAATTTGAAAACGTAAAAAGTATAGATATTGAAGATGCTAAACAAAAAGGAATTTTAAATATAATTGGTGAAGAAGTAGATAAAGCTTACATAGAAAAAGTTAAAAATTTAACTATAAGAAAAGAATTAGTGAGTAGTAATGCAAAAAATTTAAAAGTAATATATACTCCAATTCACGGAAGTGGAAATGTACCTGTAAGAAGAGTATTAAAAGAACTTGGATATGAAAATGTTGCAGTTGTAAAAGAACAGGAGTTACCTGATGGAAACTTTCCAACAGCACCATACCCTAATCCAGAAGAACCTAAGGTATTTAGTATAGCAATGGAAATGGGAAAAGAGATGCAGCCTGATATCATCTTTGGTACTGACCCTGACTGTGATAGAATAGGGGTTGTAGTTAAAGATAGTATTGGTGAATTCAGAGTTTTAACTGGCAACCAGACAGGAGTACTTTTATCTCATTATATAGTTTCTTCTCTTAAGGAAACAAATAAGCTTCCTAATAATGGAGCGCTAATAAAGACAATTGTTACTACTGAAATGGTAAGCAAGATAGCTGAAGAGTATAACGTGAAACTAATAAATGTATTAACTGGGTTTAAGTACATTGGTGAAAAGATAAAAGAGTTTGAAGAGACTAAAGAAAACACTTATTTGTTTGGTTTTGAGGAAAGCTTTGGTTATCTAGCTGGAGACTTTGTTAGAGATAAGGATGCTGTAATTGCAGCTACGCTAATTTGCGAAATGGCTCTTTATTATAAAGAAAAGGGCATGAGTCTTTACGATGCTTTAATAAGCTTGTATGAGAAATATGGATATTATAAAGAAAATTTGGTATCAATTGAACTTAAAGGTAAGGAAGGACAAGAAAAGATAGCAAAGGCACTTGAAGTTTTAAGGCATTCTATGAAATCAAATGTTAATGGCGTAAATATAGTTAAAAAGATGGACTATAAGTTAAGTATAGAAAAAGACTTAATAAAAATATCAGAAAATATAATTGATTTACCAAAGTCAAATGTACTTAAGTTTGTTTTAGAGGATGGTTCGTGGTTTGTTGTTAGACCTTCAGGAACAGAACCAAAGATGAAAGTCTATCTTGCATGCATAGGAACAAGTCTAAATGATGTGGAAGAAAAAATGACTGTGTTTACAAATAATGTGATGTCAATAATAAATAATGCTTGCGAAAACTAA
- a CDS encoding YveK family protein — MELHEYLQIFRKRWTLIVLITLITTLSSAVVSFFVIKPTYKADISVIIGKPKTESSANQTNYNDVMMYQKLVKTYSQFAQSRTVAENVINKMNLTMKVETLQSMISVSPMGDTEFLTITVKSKDPKQAMDIANQLAKSLKEVSYNVNKSDNVQMLDNAQLPTRPASPKPLLNIAIAFFIGLMLSVGVVFIIEYLDNTVKSAEEIEKLVGLPVIGVIPNIKDFE, encoded by the coding sequence ATGGAACTGCATGAATATTTACAAATATTTAGAAAAAGATGGACTTTAATTGTGTTAATTACTTTAATCACAACACTATCAAGTGCTGTAGTTAGCTTTTTCGTAATTAAACCAACGTATAAAGCTGACATATCTGTTATAATAGGCAAACCTAAAACTGAATCTAGTGCAAATCAGACAAATTATAATGATGTTATGATGTACCAAAAGCTAGTAAAAACCTATAGCCAATTTGCACAATCCAGAACAGTGGCCGAAAATGTTATAAATAAAATGAATTTAACTATGAAGGTTGAAACTTTACAATCAATGATATCAGTTTCTCCAATGGGGGATACAGAATTTCTTACAATAACAGTGAAATCAAAGGATCCTAAGCAAGCTATGGATATTGCGAATCAACTTGCAAAGTCATTAAAAGAGGTAAGTTATAATGTTAATAAATCTGATAATGTTCAAATGCTTGATAATGCACAATTACCTACTAGACCAGCTAGTCCTAAACCATTATTAAATATTGCAATAGCTTTTTTTATTGGTTTAATGCTTTCTGTTGGTGTAGTTTTCATAATTGAATATTTAGATAATACAGTTAAATCTGCAGAAGAAATAGAAAAACTAGTTGGACTACCAGTTATTGGTGTTATTCCAAACATAAAAGATTTTGAATAA
- a CDS encoding 50S ribosomal protein L25 has translation METINANTRIKKSAHSARTARRNGKIPGILYGKNMQSLMFEVSELELNKEICEFGEHGLININIDGTEHRSLIKEVQRDPATHELIHIDLEEMTKDKLVQTDVPLIFAGEDNISRNGGILQKEKTKVRVQCKGDNVINSLNINVGNLTYGNTFRIRDIEMSSEITIMDDPNTVIASVTGGNTTLVQEETMQISNPRIAEE, from the coding sequence ATGGAAACAATAAATGCTAATACAAGAATAAAGAAAAGTGCTCATAGTGCAAGAACAGCAAGGAGAAATGGGAAAATACCTGGGATACTTTATGGAAAGAATATGCAAAGTTTAATGTTCGAAGTGTCAGAGTTAGAACTAAACAAGGAAATATGTGAATTTGGTGAACATGGTTTAATTAATATAAATATAGATGGTACAGAACATAGATCACTTATAAAAGAAGTGCAAAGGGATCCTGCAACACATGAGCTAATACATATTGACTTAGAAGAGATGACTAAAGATAAACTAGTTCAGACTGATGTACCTCTAATATTTGCAGGCGAAGACAACATATCAAGAAATGGCGGAATATTACAGAAGGAAAAAACAAAGGTAAGAGTTCAATGTAAGGGCGATAACGTTATAAACTCTTTAAATATAAATGTAGGAAATTTGACATATGGTAATACTTTTAGGATTAGAGATATAGAAATGTCAAGCGAGATTACCATTATGGATGATCCTAATACAGTTATTGCCTCAGTTACTGGAGGAAATACTACCCTTGTACAAGAAGAAACAATGCAAATAAGCAATCCAAGAATTGCAGAAGAATAA
- a CDS encoding indolepyruvate oxidoreductase subunit beta, with protein sequence MSEVKSILFVGVGGQGTILASKLLTEGLMKHGYDVKMSEVHGMAQRGGSVTTQVRYGEKVYSPLIELGKADVIVAFEKSEAARWLPYLKEDGYLVVNDYEIHPVTVLIGEEKYPEDVNERLKNVVKNTIIIDAANISEQLGNIKAQNVVLLGALIKALKLENIDWNDIIASLVPVKAVELNKKALTEGMKAL encoded by the coding sequence ATGAGTGAAGTAAAAAGCATATTATTTGTTGGAGTAGGTGGTCAAGGTACTATATTAGCATCAAAACTACTAACAGAAGGACTTATGAAACATGGATATGATGTAAAGATGTCCGAAGTTCACGGTATGGCACAAAGAGGAGGAAGTGTTACCACTCAAGTTAGGTATGGCGAAAAGGTATATTCCCCTTTAATTGAGCTAGGCAAGGCTGATGTAATTGTAGCTTTCGAAAAGAGTGAGGCTGCTAGATGGTTACCTTATCTAAAAGAAGATGGATACTTGGTGGTTAATGATTATGAAATTCATCCTGTAACTGTGCTTATAGGAGAAGAAAAGTATCCAGAGGATGTTAATGAAAGATTAAAGAATGTTGTTAAAAATACAATTATTATAGACGCAGCTAATATATCAGAACAGCTTGGAAATATCAAGGCCCAGAATGTTGTATTATTAGGAGCACTAATAAAGGCTTTAAAATTAGAAAATATAGATTGGAATGATATAATAGCTTCATTAGTCCCTGTTAAAGCAGTAGAATTAAATAAAAAAGCTTTGACAGAAGGAATGAAAGCATTGTAA
- a CDS encoding sugar transferase has product MKNKNFVTSLYEIGVYVIDILLIILSIYLAYVVKFSFNIPKFNYDAFVISLPAIIIVYLIFMFVYGLGDILKQSLTEMIYSVFLTVITLLISTMAISFFLRAFSYPRTVIVISSIIQFLFLSMWRSIVWKLKRRSHGRKPTIVIGGSNAERLAKKLLLKQLDIYDVKYICDINSVNLWNYIEECDVVFLSEDANDEFRNRIIDICIDDRKSLYIIPRIYEIGLISSKLNRVDDVPVLKVKKLGLTIEQRILKRTFDIIISLIGIIIASPIMLFVAIAIKLQDNGSIFYKQERVTYGEETFNIYKFRTMIKDAEKVSGPVIAGEDDPRITKLGKLLRSTRLDELPQLFNVLAGSMSIVGPRPERPFFVNKFKTEIRDYKYRTLVKAGLTGLAQVLGKYNTTAEDKVKYDIIYIRNYSFLLDLKLIVQTVKIVFMKESTEGLKQEESLEEILVDLNVEITVDREHIR; this is encoded by the coding sequence ATGAAGAATAAGAACTTTGTTACTAGTTTGTATGAAATAGGTGTTTATGTTATAGATATTTTACTAATTATTTTATCTATTTATTTAGCCTATGTGGTTAAATTTAGCTTTAATATTCCAAAATTTAATTATGATGCATTTGTTATATCCCTTCCTGCTATAATAATTGTTTATTTAATTTTTATGTTTGTATATGGTTTAGGAGATATATTAAAGCAATCACTTACTGAAATGATTTATTCTGTATTTCTTACTGTAATTACATTGCTTATTTCCACAATGGCTATAAGTTTCTTTTTAAGAGCTTTTTCTTATCCTAGAACTGTAATTGTAATAAGTTCCATTATTCAGTTCTTGTTTCTGTCAATGTGGAGAAGCATTGTTTGGAAACTTAAAAGACGCTCACATGGTAGAAAACCAACAATTGTTATTGGAGGCAGTAATGCAGAAAGGCTAGCAAAAAAATTGCTGCTAAAACAACTAGATATTTATGATGTAAAATATATTTGTGATATTAATTCTGTAAATCTATGGAACTATATAGAGGAATGTGATGTTGTTTTCTTAAGTGAAGATGCAAATGATGAATTTAGAAATAGAATAATAGATATATGCATTGATGACAGAAAGAGTTTATATATTATTCCTAGAATATACGAAATTGGATTAATAAGTTCTAAACTTAACAGAGTAGATGATGTACCAGTATTAAAAGTAAAAAAGCTTGGATTAACAATTGAACAGAGAATTTTAAAAAGAACTTTTGATATTATTATTTCTTTGATAGGAATAATAATTGCTTCACCTATAATGCTGTTTGTTGCTATAGCTATTAAACTCCAAGATAATGGAAGTATATTCTACAAGCAAGAAAGAGTAACCTATGGTGAAGAAACTTTTAATATTTATAAATTTAGAACAATGATAAAAGATGCTGAAAAGGTAAGTGGACCGGTTATTGCTGGAGAAGATGATCCAAGAATTACAAAGCTTGGTAAGCTATTACGAAGTACGAGATTAGATGAACTTCCTCAGCTGTTTAATGTTTTAGCTGGAAGTATGAGTATAGTTGGGCCAAGACCTGAGAGACCGTTTTTTGTTAATAAGTTTAAAACTGAAATTCGAGACTATAAGTACAGGACATTGGTTAAAGCGGGACTAACTGGACTTGCACAGGTTTTAGGTAAATATAATACTACAGCTGAAGACAAAGTAAAGTACGATATTATATATATTAGAAATTATTCATTCTTATTGGATTTAAAACTTATAGTGCAGACAGTAAAAATAGTATTTATGAAGGAAAGCACAGAAGGATTAAAGCAAGAAGAAAGCTTAGAAGAAATACTTGTAGATTTAAACGTAGAAATAACAGTAGATCGAGAGCATATAAGGTAA
- the galU gene encoding UTP--glucose-1-phosphate uridylyltransferase GalU — protein sequence MKVKKAIIPAAGLGTRFLPATKAQPKEMLPIVDKPTIQYIIEEAVASGIEEILIITGRNKRAIEDHFDKSVELENELASHGKDEMLSMIKDISNMANIYYIRQKEPKGLGHAISCARTFVGNEPFAVMLGDDVVDSKVPCLKQLIECYNEYKTTILGVQEVPSQEVSKYGIVKGMHIEDRVYKVKDLVEKPKVEEAPSNIAILGRYIITPQIFNVLETTAPGKGGEIQLTDALRTLITGEAMYAYNFEGRRYDVGDRLGFLEATVEFALKREDIKKPFMEYLLSMKNNPIFKQMNDMLECDEEKNK from the coding sequence ATGAAAGTTAAAAAGGCTATTATTCCTGCAGCTGGATTAGGTACAAGATTTCTACCAGCAACTAAGGCTCAACCTAAAGAAATGCTTCCAATAGTTGATAAACCAACTATTCAATATATAATTGAGGAAGCAGTAGCGTCTGGAATAGAAGAAATACTTATAATAACAGGTAGAAATAAAAGAGCTATTGAAGACCATTTTGATAAATCTGTAGAATTAGAAAATGAACTTGCTTCACACGGCAAGGATGAAATGCTAAGTATGATTAAAGATATATCAAATATGGCAAATATATACTACATTAGACAAAAGGAACCAAAAGGACTTGGACATGCAATAAGCTGTGCAAGAACTTTTGTAGGCAATGAACCATTTGCAGTAATGTTAGGTGATGATGTGGTTGATAGTAAAGTACCATGTTTAAAGCAGCTTATAGAATGCTATAACGAGTATAAAACAACTATACTAGGAGTTCAAGAAGTACCATCTCAAGAAGTTTCTAAGTATGGTATTGTAAAGGGAATGCATATTGAAGACAGGGTATATAAGGTTAAGGACTTAGTTGAAAAACCTAAAGTAGAAGAAGCTCCTTCGAATATTGCTATATTAGGTAGATACATAATTACACCACAAATCTTTAATGTTCTTGAAACTACTGCACCTGGAAAAGGTGGAGAAATACAGCTTACTGATGCTCTACGTACATTAATAACCGGTGAAGCTATGTATGCTTACAATTTTGAAGGAAGAAGATATGATGTAGGGGACAGACTCGGATTTCTAGAAGCAACAGTGGAATTTGCTCTTAAGAGAGAAGATATCAAAAAGCCATTTATGGAATATTTATTATCAATGAAGAATAATCCTATTTTTAAACAAATGAACGATATGCTTGAATGTGATGAAGAAAAAAACAAATAA
- a CDS encoding tetratricopeptide repeat protein: MSIESYFADKLSNLLFLDVKKETVSSFFNISLSEDLYMPIKSSQIIDAIKKGENVEDIPLIYFIEGMCYVLGLDPEFKFNSVYINILISKEANITFIKGKIYDAIKNQQLEDAYAMLKGLFKVETNTGNLEKLLTLADAISESNSLFKEEMIVLIEMGKQFENFSVPYLYEAQLFKKSGEYARALNSINDYKAKGGEETPELVELKNALQFSASYDKGKELLYDNPKEALANLIPLLDQFQEDATLYYYVAVGYRLLQNYEKAIYYLATAMSLDNQLVDVVNELGLNYASLGDFNTAVNYFRKAFEATKSIEICTNLIMCYINLGDKKQAQLHIDIAKLINPNDEVIKDIEKIL; encoded by the coding sequence ATGAGTATAGAATCTTATTTTGCAGATAAACTATCAAATTTACTTTTTTTAGATGTGAAAAAAGAAACAGTAAGTAGTTTTTTTAATATAAGTCTTAGTGAAGATTTGTACATGCCTATAAAATCTTCTCAAATTATAGATGCCATAAAAAAGGGAGAAAATGTTGAAGATATTCCACTAATATATTTTATTGAAGGAATGTGTTATGTATTAGGACTAGATCCAGAGTTTAAATTTAATAGTGTATATATAAATATTCTAATAAGTAAAGAGGCTAATATTACATTTATTAAAGGTAAAATTTATGATGCAATCAAAAATCAACAATTAGAAGATGCTTATGCTATGCTTAAAGGATTATTTAAAGTTGAAACTAATACAGGTAACTTAGAAAAGTTATTAACTCTAGCTGATGCTATAAGTGAAAGTAATAGTTTATTTAAAGAAGAAATGATAGTTCTAATTGAAATGGGAAAGCAATTTGAAAACTTTTCTGTTCCGTATTTATATGAGGCTCAGTTATTTAAAAAATCAGGTGAATATGCCAGGGCTTTAAATAGCATTAATGATTATAAAGCTAAAGGTGGGGAGGAAACCCCTGAGTTAGTTGAACTTAAGAATGCTCTTCAATTTTCTGCGAGTTATGATAAAGGAAAAGAACTCTTATATGATAATCCTAAAGAAGCGTTGGCCAATTTGATTCCGTTACTTGATCAGTTTCAAGAAGATGCAACTTTGTATTATTATGTAGCAGTAGGGTATAGATTGCTTCAAAATTACGAAAAGGCAATATACTATTTAGCTACAGCAATGTCTTTAGATAATCAACTAGTAGATGTAGTAAATGAATTAGGTTTAAATTATGCTTCTTTAGGAGATTTCAATACAGCTGTTAATTATTTTAGAAAAGCTTTTGAGGCTACAAAGAGTATTGAAATTTGTACAAATCTTATAATGTGCTATATTAATTTAGGAGATAAAAAGCAAGCACAACTCCATATAGACATTGCAAAACTTATCAATCCTAATGACGAGGTAATAAAGGATATTGAAAAGATATTATAG
- a CDS encoding aminotransferase class I/II-fold pyridoxal phosphate-dependent enzyme, producing the protein MYRLDQTQTPLFDALMEYVNRDTIPFHVPGHKKGVGMDQEFKDFIGENPFKIDVTVFKLVDSLHHPTGPIKKAQELAADAYGSNAAFFSIHGTSGAIQAMIMSVVSDGDKIIIPRNVHKSVTAGIILSGAIPVYMQPELDKKVGIAHGVSPKTVEDTLKNNPDAKAVLIINPTYYGVATDIKKIADIVHSYDIPLIVDEAHGPHLAFNDKLPMSAMEAGADICAQSTHKIIGAMTQCSLLQVNSGRVDTQKVQQILNLMQTTSPSYVLMASLDCARRQIAINGKELLDKTLDLCNYARNEINKIPGLYCFGEEVLGVPGAYAFDPTKITVTCRDLGITGYDLDMILSNKYHIQVELSDLYNILAVGSFGDTRESIDKLLAALNEISSEYYGKGIRKSDFIDIPPIPEQMQIPREAFNSVKSSVLLRDSIGMISGEFLLAYPPGIPVLCPGENITKEIVDYIENLKAVGLYVQGTEDPKVEYIKVVKPEDAIYINVE; encoded by the coding sequence GTGTATAGATTAGATCAAACTCAGACTCCTCTATTTGATGCTTTAATGGAGTATGTTAACAGAGATACTATACCCTTCCACGTTCCAGGTCATAAAAAGGGAGTTGGGATGGACCAGGAATTCAAAGATTTTATAGGAGAAAATCCTTTCAAAATTGACGTTACAGTATTTAAGCTAGTGGACAGCTTACATCACCCAACAGGTCCAATTAAAAAGGCTCAAGAATTAGCAGCTGATGCCTATGGTTCGAATGCTGCTTTTTTCTCAATTCATGGTACTTCAGGTGCAATACAAGCTATGATTATGTCAGTTGTAAGTGATGGCGATAAGATTATAATTCCAAGAAATGTTCATAAATCAGTTACCGCCGGTATTATTTTGAGTGGAGCTATTCCTGTTTATATGCAGCCTGAACTAGATAAAAAGGTAGGGATTGCTCATGGAGTTTCACCAAAAACTGTTGAGGATACATTAAAGAATAATCCTGATGCCAAAGCAGTTTTAATAATAAATCCAACTTATTATGGCGTTGCTACTGACATCAAGAAAATTGCCGATATAGTTCACAGCTACGACATTCCACTTATTGTGGATGAAGCTCATGGACCACACCTTGCTTTCAATGATAAATTACCTATGTCTGCCATGGAAGCAGGCGCTGATATCTGTGCACAAAGTACCCATAAAATTATTGGCGCTATGACCCAATGTTCTTTACTTCAAGTTAATTCAGGACGAGTTGACACCCAAAAGGTACAACAAATTCTTAATTTGATGCAAACAACTTCACCTTCTTATGTTTTAATGGCTTCACTTGATTGTGCACGAAGGCAAATTGCCATAAATGGTAAGGAATTATTAGATAAAACTTTAGATCTATGCAATTACGCAAGAAATGAAATAAATAAAATACCTGGACTATATTGTTTCGGAGAAGAAGTTTTAGGAGTACCTGGTGCTTACGCTTTTGATCCTACTAAAATAACAGTTACTTGTAGGGATTTAGGAATTACAGGTTATGATTTAGATATGATTCTTTCAAATAAATATCATATTCAAGTTGAGCTTTCAGATCTTTACAATATACTTGCTGTAGGATCTTTCGGTGATACTAGAGAAAGCATTGATAAGCTTTTAGCTGCATTAAATGAAATTAGTTCTGAATACTATGGTAAAGGAATAAGAAAATCTGACTTTATCGATATTCCACCAATTCCTGAACAAATGCAAATTCCAAGAGAAGCGTTTAACAGTGTAAAATCTTCTGTGCTTTTACGCGATAGCATAGGTATGATAAGTGGTGAATTTTTATTAGCCTATCCTCCTGGAATACCTGTCCTTTGCCCTGGAGAAAATATAACTAAGGAAATTGTAGATTATATTGAAAACCTAAAAGCTGTTGGATTATATGTACAGGGCACCGAAGATCCAAAGGTTGAATACATTAAAGTAGTAAAACCTGAAGATGCAATATATATAAATGTAGAATAA
- a CDS encoding tyrosine-protein phosphatase has translation MIDFHSHIIPYIDDGSKNLDMSIEMLEMSFNDGVEYICATPHFIAGESEIERLNYDEKLNNLKEISKIKDLNVKILNGLELYIHPELPKLYKSGRVWGINDSNYLLIELPMNHFPLYTEEVFYELRLMGATPILAHPERNSKLRDNIMLLENLIDQGTLTQVTSGSLNGLYGKDVKAFAELLVKKNMVHLVGSDAHNNSGRNTMMKKEYGIIKEINKDLFNWIEENQFNIINNRSVNIPEIIKIKKRFSFFKMFS, from the coding sequence ATGATAGATTTTCATAGTCACATTATTCCTTATATAGATGATGGGTCAAAAAATTTGGACATGTCTATCGAAATGCTAGAAATGTCATTCAATGATGGAGTTGAATACATTTGTGCTACTCCTCATTTTATAGCGGGTGAATCAGAAATTGAGAGATTAAATTATGACGAAAAATTAAATAATTTAAAAGAAATAAGCAAAATAAAAGATTTAAATGTTAAGATATTGAATGGTTTAGAATTATATATACACCCTGAACTTCCAAAGCTATATAAGTCTGGGAGAGTATGGGGAATAAATGATAGTAATTACTTGCTAATTGAATTACCTATGAATCACTTTCCGTTATATACAGAGGAAGTATTTTACGAATTAAGATTAATGGGCGCTACTCCAATTTTAGCGCATCCTGAAAGAAATTCAAAGCTTAGAGATAATATAATGCTGTTAGAAAATTTGATTGATCAAGGTACGTTAACTCAGGTAACTTCAGGAAGTCTTAATGGTTTGTATGGTAAAGATGTTAAAGCATTTGCGGAGCTTCTTGTTAAGAAAAATATGGTCCATCTTGTTGGAAGTGATGCTCATAATAATTCCGGTAGAAATACAATGATGAAAAAGGAATATGGAATAATTAAAGAAATAAATAAAGATTTATTTAATTGGATTGAAGAAAATCAGTTTAATATTATAAATAATAGAAGTGTTAATATTCCAGAGATAATTAAAATCAAAAAGAGATTTAGTTTTTTTAAAATGTTTTCTTAA